The Mucilaginibacter rubeus genomic interval TGCCATTCACGCCGCTTGTTTATTCAATTAAAAGAGTCCTCTCCTGGTGGGAGGATTTAGGAAGGTTTAGGAGGATTTATGTCGATCAATTTAGAGGATTTATTGCCATTGGTGAAAGTGGAGAACGGTGCGGTCCTTTCGGCACACGGGGATATTACAATCGGCTACGAGGTGAAGCTGCCGGAAATTTTTACGCTGTCTGACCGGGATTATGAAGCTTATCACCAGGCCTGGGTGAAGGCGATTCGTTTGCTGCCGGTGGGTTCGGTGTTCCATAAGCAGGACTGGTGGCTGGAGGATAGCTTCAAGGCGGATTTTGAAAGGGCGGGTACGGGGTTCCTGTCACGGGCCAGTGAGCGTTTTTTTAATGAGCGGGAATGCCTGGCGCATAGCTGCTATGTCTTTCTGACGCAGAAGCCGAAAGACCGCAGGCTGGGTTCTTCGGCGTACAGCAATCTGCTGCGCAAAAGTATTGTGCCGCAGCAAACGCTGAACCCGGTGTTGTTTAAAGATTTCCTGGACAGCGCGGGGCAGTTTGAACGGGTGCTGGCGGACAGCGGTTTTGTTTCCCTGGTCCGCTTGGGGGACGATGAGCTGGCGGGTACGGCGGGTCAGGCCGGTGTGATCGAGCGTTACCTGATGCTTTCGGGTAAGGGGGAACGCCCGGTTTTGCAGGATATTCACATCGCGGATGAGCTGCGGATCGGGAAGCAGCAGGCGGAGTTGTATACGCTGGCGGATGTGGAGGATCTGCCGCCTTTATGCGGTTCCCGGATCAATTATGATAAATATTCGACGGACCGGACGAAGTTCGCGATCGGCTTTGCTTCGCCTTTGGGTTGTTTGCTCCCCTGTAACCATATCCTGAACCAGTATGTGTTTATCGGGGATATTGTCAAAACGATCAAACGGCTGGAGGCGAAAAAGCTGCGTTTGCAGTCCCTTTCGGGCTATAGCCGGGAGAATGCGATTAGTCGGGATGCGGTGAATGATTTCCTGAACGAGGCGATTGGCGAGCAGCGGATGCCGGTCAAGGCGCATTTCAATGTGCTGTGCTGGTCGGATGATCCTGCGCGGGTACGCGAGCTGAAAAACCTGGTGGGTTCGGCGATGGCGCAGCTGGATGCGACGGTGCGTTTGGAAACGGATGGTGCGGCGCAGATCTGGTTCGCGGGGATGCCGGGCAATGAGGCGGATTTCCCGATGAACGATACGTTTGATACGTTCATCGAGCAGGCAGCTTGTTTCTTTAACCTGGAAAGTAATTACCGGGACAGTGTTTCGCCCTTCGGTGTGCGCCTGGGCGACCGTTTGACGGGTAAGCCCGTACATGTGGATATTTCGGATGAGCCGATGCGCCTGGGTTATATCACGAACCGCAATAAGTTTTTGATCGCCCCCTCAGGCGGGGGCAAGTCTTTTTTCGCCAATCACCTGATGCATAGTTATTATGCGCAGGGCGCGCATATCGTGTTGCTGGACGTGGGCCATAGTTATAAAGGTTTGTGCGAACTGGTCGGAGGCTACTATTTCACGTATTCGGATACGTCCCCGATCCGCTTCAACCCTTTTTATCTAACGGCTGGCGATACGCTGGATACGGAGAAAAAGGAAAGTATCAAGACCCTGCTGCTGGCGCTCTGGAAAAAGGATGACGAGCCGTATACCCGTTCGGAGTATGTGGCGATATCGAATGCGCTGACAGGTTATTTCGGGCATTTGGAAAAGCACCCGGATATCTTCCCTTGTTTCAATACGTTTTACGAGTACCTGATGGAGGTCTATATGCAGGTGCTGGAAGATGGCAAGGTGAAGGAGAAAGATTTTGATGTGGCCAATTTCCTGTATGTGCTTAATCCTTATTACCGGGGCGGGGAGTTCGGTTTTTTATTGAATGCGACGGAAAACCTGGATTTGTTGCATGAACGCTTTATTGTGTTCGAGATCGATGCGGTGAAAGACCACCCGATCCTGTTCCCGGTGGTAACGCTGATCCTGATGGAGATGTTCATCAGTAAGATGCGCAAGCTGAAGGGTATCCGGAAGGTGATTTTAATTGAAGAATGCTGGAAGGCCATTGCCAAGGAAGGCATGGCGGAATACCTGAAGTATTTATTCAAGACCGTTCGTAAATTCTTCGGCGAGGCCATCGTGGTTACCCAGGAAGTCGAGGATATTATTTCTTCCCCTATCGTGAAGCAGGCGATCATCAATAACTCCGATTGCAAGATCCTGCTTGATCAGAGCAAGTACCAGAACAAGTTTGATGCGATCCAGGAATTGCTGGGCCTGACGGATAAGGAAAAGGCGCAGGTCCTGTCGATAAACCGGGCGAATGACCCGAAGCGGAGATACAAGGAGGTGTTTATCTCGCTGGGTGGCCAGTATTCCAAGGTTTACCGGACGGAAGTAAGTCTGACGGAGTACCTGGCTTATACGACGGAGGAAAGCGAAAAGCTGAAGGTGCAGCAGTATGCGCAGCAATACGGCAGTATCCAGAAAGGGATAGCGATGCTGGCCATGGAATTAATTACTAAAAAATCATGAGATGAAACAGTTGATCAGAAGACAGTTAGTTAGCCGCATGATGATTGCCGGCGCCGCTTTCGTGGGGGCTTGCCAAAGTAAAAGTGGCAAGGTGCAGGCGTTTATCGATGGGGTGTATGTCAACCGTGCGCGAAGCGAATTTGCGATAGCGGATGATACACTGGGTTTTACGCAGGCGGATGGCACGCATTATTACATTACCCGGCGTACGGGTTACCAGGCGATCCGTAACGGGAAGCTCCTGCCGAAGAAATTCAAGCTGGAAAAGGTGGAGGGCGACTATGACCCGAATACCCGTTTGCTGAACGAAACGACGACGGGCCGGGTGTTCTATTTCGATCCGGAATCCGGGATGCTGCGGTTAAAGCAGGCGGTATACCGCAGGATTAATTAACCCATTTATTTACCACAAACCATTGAAAGTGCCGCATTTGCGTGGTGCTAAAGGAGGCTATTGTGTTTAAAAAACTTAAAAAAATGATGAAACAGTATATGGTGATCCTGCCGCTTTCTTCGGCGACCATACTGGTTTCCCTGCCGAAGGGCGCTGACGCGCAGTTTGTCGTCGGCTCGGTCATTAATTCCACGGTGGGCCGGGTGATCCGGGCTATCGATTTGCAGGTGCAGCGTTTGCAGAACGAAACGATCTGGCTGCAGAATGCGCAAAAAGCGCTGGAAAACCAGTTATCCAAACTCAAACTCGCGGAGATATCCGATCAGGAGCAGCAGCAACAGCATCTGTTTAAGAAGTATTACCAGGAGCTGGCGACGGTGAAATCCCTGATCGCTTACTACGGGCGGATTAAGGCCATGACGCAGAAGCAGGCGGCTTTGCTGGGCCAGTATCACCAGGCCTGGGGCTTGCTGAAGGCCGACCGGCATTTTTCGGTGGAAGAACTGGAGGTTATGCAAAAGGTCTATTCGGGGATTTTGCAGGAAAGCGTGAAGAACCTGGATGAGCTTTTGATGGTAGTGAGCTCCTTCAAGACGCAGATGACGGATGCGAAGCGGCTGGAACTGATCGACAAGGCGGCGGACCGCATCGATACGAATTGCAGCGACCTGCGGGAATTCAATAACCAGAACTATACGCTGAGTATCCAGCGGGCCAAAAGCGAAAACGAGGTGCTCACTTTGAAAAAATATTATGGTTTGGATTAGGCGATTGGTGAAGCCTTCCCTACCGAGGAGGGTTTGGGTGGGGCTTGTTTGCTTTTTGCTTTGGGCTTTTAGCTTTCAGCTATGTAAAGCGCAAACTTTCGCGGAGTGGTTCAGCCAGAAGAAGACGCAGATCAAGTACCTCACCCAGCAGATCGCGGCTTTGAACCAGTATGGCAGTTACGTCCGGCAGGGTTACCAGATAGCGAAAGGCGGCTGGAACGGGATCGGCAATTGGGTTTTAGCGGAGTTTAACGGGCATTCGGCTTATTACAGTTCCCTGCGGAGGGTGAACCCGGCGATCAGGGATAACCCGAAGGCCGATAGTACCCTTCTTTATGCGGAGGGGATTCCCCTGGTTTTTGACCGGCTGGATGGGCTTTCAGCCTTGGGGCAGGGCGATCAGGAATATATCGCGAAAGTCAAAGCGGCGGTGCTGGAGGAAACGGACAAAGATGTTGCCGAACTGGATTTGGTGATGACAGACGGTAAGGTAGAAATGCGGGATGATAAGCGCATTCGACGCTTGGATCTGATCTACGAGCGGGTTCGGGATAAGCTGGGGTTCAGCATTTCGTTTGGCAATGCGGTGCGGGTACTGATCGTGCAGCGCAGGAATTCAATAAACGATATCAACACTTTAAAAAGCATTTATGGAAAGGATGAACAAGGTGAAAGGTAAAGCGCGAAAGGTAAAATGTTTGCTATCGCGCCTGGTCGGTTGGTGTTGCTTTCTGCTTTGCGCTTTCAGCTTTCGGCCTGCCCGGGCGCAGGTCGCTACCGGGCAGGATATGCAGCAGTTGCTGTATGATATCGAGAAGCTGACGCAGTTCAAGGCGATCCTGTCGGATATGCAGAAAGGCTATTCGATCTTAATTCAGGGCTACCAGCAGGTGAAAGACCTGGCGCAGGGGAATTTTAAGCTGCACAGTGTGTTCCTGGATGGCCTGTTGCTGGTCAACCCGGAGGTGGCCAGGTATGCGCGTGTGGCGGATATTATCAGTGCAGAGGCCGGTATCGTTTCGGAGTATAAACAGGCTTTGGGCCGGTTCCGGGGCGGTGGTTTGTTTAACGCGGCGGAACTCGATTACCTGGGCCGGGTGTATGCGCAGCTGACGGCTGCGGCGCTGGATGACCTGGATGCGCTGACGAATGTGATCACGGCTTCCAAGCTGAGAATGAGCGATGATGAACGGTTGTTGGCCATTGACCGCATTTACGCTTCGGGGAGCAATAAGCTGCAATTCCTGCGCGATTTTAACCGGCGTACGGCGGTGTTGCAGGTGCAAAGGCAGCAGGAACAGCAATTCGTTAACCATTTAAAATCCCTGTACCCATGAAAAGTAAAGTTTTTGATAAAGTTTTAAGGATGGGTATGGCACTGCTACTGCTGAGTGCTACTGCCACAACGGTTAACGCCCAGGATATCAGTTCCAGCCTGAAGGGGATGCAGCCGGTATTGAACAAGGTGTATGACCAGATGATCCCGATGTGCGGGAACCTGATTGATGCGGGGCGCGGTATCGCCGGGTTCGCGGCTTTGTGGTTCATCGCTTCGAGGGTCTGGAAACAGATCGCGCGGGCGGAACCGATCGATTTTTACCCGCTGTTAAGGCCTTTTGCTTTGGGGATCGCGATTTTATTGTTTCCGGCGGTGATCGGGTTGATGAACGGGGTGATGCAACCGGTGGTTTCGGCGACGAACAGCATGGTGAAAAATTCGGATAACAGTATCGCTTTGCTATTGAAGCAAAAGGAAGATGCGATCAAGAATTCTTCGGCTTACCAGATGTATGTGGGCGATGACGGGAATGGTGACCGCTCGAAATGGTACCAGTACACGCACCCGGATGACCCGGCGGGTGACCAGGAAGGGATGTTTTCGGCTTTGGGCAATGATGTGAAATTCTGGATGGATAAGCAGGCTTACAATTTCAGGAATAACATCAAGCAATGGCTGAGCGAGGTGCTGCAGGTATTGTATGCGGCGGCGATCCTGTGTATCAATGTGATCCGGACGTTTTACCTGATCGTGCTGGCGATCCTGGGGCCTTTGGTGTTCGGCTTCGCGGTGTTCGACGGCTTGCAGCATACGCTGACGCAGTGGATCGCCCGCTATATCAATATTTTCCTGTGGCTGCCCATCGCGAATATTTTCGGTTCGATCATCGGCCAGGTGCAGCAGGAAATGCTTAAGCTGGATATCTCGCATATCAATAGCAATGGCGATACTTTCTTCAGCCAGACGGATTTTGCGTACCTGATTTTTCTCTGTATCGGTATCGTCGGGTACTTTTCGGTGCCGAGCGTGGCCAATTATGTCATCCATGCGCATGGCGGTAACGGGTTGCTGAATAATGTGACGCGGATTACGCACAGCGTGACGAATACGACGGTCAGCGCGGCCTCCGGTACGGGTTCTGTTTTAGGCGACCGGATGGAACAGGGCGCGGCGAATATCTGGCATGCACCGGGTAATTTCCGGAAGGGTTATGACAGCGGTGGCAGCGATTATCAGAAAAGTAAACTCAAAGGAGATTAAGGAGGGCGTATGTTTCAACACTTCAAAAATATTGACCGTGCTTTTAAGCACATTAAACTGTTCAGCTACCTGCTGATTTTATCCTGTGTTTTGATTTCGGGTTTCGCGATCTGGAAGAGTTATGAAAGCGCTTCGGATTTCCGCAGCCATATCTACGTGCTGGCCAATGGTAAGGCTTTGGAAGCGATCGCGCAGGGCAGGCGGGATAATATCCCGGTGGAGCTGCGCGACCATATCAAGGTGTTCCATGAGGCTTTTTTTAACCTCGATCCGGATGATAAACAGATACAGGCGACGGTTTTAAGGGCTTTGTACCTGGCGGATGGTTCGGCTAAAACGGCTTATGATAACCTGAAAGAGGCGGGCTATTACAATAACCTGGTTTCGGGGAATATCAGCCAGCAGGTGACGGTGGACAGTATCCGTTTGGATATGAATGTTTACCCTTATGGGTTTACCTGTTATGCGCGGGAAAAGCTGGTGCGCAGTACGTCGGTGACGACGCGGTTTTTGGTGACGCAGGGCTTTGCCCGCAATGTTTCCCGCAGCGATAATAACCCGCACGGGTTTCTGATCGAACGCTGGGAAACGATCAGGAACGAGGATGAACAGGTAAAAAGTAAGCGGCCATGAACTTATTAAAACGGAAGACGAAACGCGGTGCAGCGCCGGCGCTTTGGCTGCTGCGTTTCCCGGCGGGCCTGGAATTGCGGCAGCGCAGGGCGGCGGACTGGTTAAGCCGAAAAACGCAGTACTGGAATAAAGGTTCCTGGCTGGTAGCGCTGGTCTTGTTCGTGGTGCTGTTCGGGAGTTGCTGCTTGTATTTGTGTATCAAAGTATTTATTCATTTCTAATCAAAAGATTTATGACAACACCAGAAAAAAGGAAACTGGTCATGCTGCTGGTGCTGCCGGTGTTCGTGCTGTTGTTTTCCGCTTTGGGCTTTTATGCTTTGGGCGGCGGGCAAGGTACGGATACGGTAAACGCAGCGGAGCGAAAGCCCGGTATCAATACAGCGCTGCCGGGGGCGCAATTGCAAAAGGACGGCCCGGCGGATAAAATGGGGCTGTATGAAAAAGCGCAGCGGGACAGTGCGACAGAAAAGTCGCATTCGGCTGCCGGGGCCTTCGCGGCTTTGGGCTGGGATACGGCGAAGTTTAACAGGCCGGCGAACACGGCGGCTGATAATGAAAAGCGGATTCAGGAAAGGCTGGCGGCGATCAACCGGCAGATCAACCAGCCGCCACCGCAGCCATCGAGGACGATTGCCGCTTTGCCTGCGGCCGACAACGAGCAGGCGGAACAGTTAAAGCAACTGGAAAAAATGCTGAGGCAAAAACAGGTGGAAAGTTCAGCGCCCGATCCGCAGATGGCGCAGCTGAGTGCGATGCTGGATAAGATCAAAGAGATCCAAAACCCAGCTTTGGTGCCGGATAAGGTCAGGGCTGCGGAGGTTGGTGCTGTTCCGGTGCCGGACAGCGCTTTTAAAGCGATACCGGCACTGATCGATGGGAACCAGAAGGTCCCACCAGGTGGCGTGGTGAAATTGGTTTTGGCGGATACGGTGCGGGTTGCCGGGATGCTGCTGGAAAAAGGGCAATCGCTTTGGGGAGCCTGTTCGGTGACGAACCAGCGGCTGTTGCTGGATATTAAAAATATCCGTTTGGGCAGTTCGATCATCCCGGTGAACCTCACCGTGTTTTCGCTGGACGGCATGGCGGGTATCGCGGTGCCGGAAGCGGAACTGGGCGCGGCGGCCGGGCAGGGCGCAGACGGCGCGTTGCAGGGCATGCAGTTCCCGTCCGGGGACTACTCGCTGGGCAGCCAGGCGGCCGTGGCGGGTATCTCGGCGGCGAAAGGGCTTTTGGGCAAAAAGGCAAAACGCATTCGGGTGAAACTGCATGGCGGGCAGCAGGTGCTGTTGAGGCTTAACGGGCATTGATATGTACCTGGAAACCAAACATGCGCCGGCGATCATCAGGCTGTTGGAAGATGCGCAGGATGTGGGGATGAACTACGTGGTGTTCGAAATGTGGCCTTGCGAAAGGTCGCTGCACCCGGCTGACCTGGATTTTTTCGATACGCTGGGTGATGCGCTCGATCACTGGGAACGTAAGGTAGACCTGGGTTCCCTGCCCGCCGAGGTGGATCACCCGGTTTATTACCGGCACGTCGATCAGTTGCTGATCGATATGAAAGAAGCGAATGGTTTAACAAACGATAAAGAAATGAATTACAACAATCTGGAAAATCTGAAAGAAGAACTTTCCAAACTGGGTTTTGGAAAAAAGGTAACGGAGGACATGCAAAAGCAAATGGAAAAAGGCGTGAGCGATTTCCAGCTGCATGACCGGGTACAGGGGAATAAGGGACAGGTTGACCTGACGCTGCATTTCCGGCAGTCGGGCCAGTCCGAAAATTATTACCTCAACAAGTTCGAGGTAAGTTTACTGAACGGCAAACCACTGGGCGAAGGGGAAAAATACATGGTGGTCAACCCGGATATCCAAAAAGAAGGGAAACCGCTGGTACGCTCCTTCGAACGTGCGGCGGACGCGATAGAGTTTTTTAAAGGGCAGAACGGTAACGCGGTGCTGGCTTCGGGTAAGGACTGGGCGCACAAGACGGAACTGGCCCGGATGGAGAACGGAAATACCAATTACGTGGAAAAAGATTTTAACCGCACTTTCCGTAACCCGGGGATCAGCCAGACGGTGTTTGTCGAGCGCGGCAAAGGTTTTACGTCGGAACAGGCGGTGAACCTGATCCAGGGCCGGGCGGTATTCCGGGATGATTTGATCAAACTGGGCGGTGAGCCTTACGCGGCCTGGAACAAGCTGGATATGGACAGCCAGAAGGATAAGTACCATAACTTCCAGATGCTGCAATATCACGTGCCGACCTTTGGTTTCGACCTGAAGGAAACCTTGGGGAAATTCAATATTAAGGAACTGGCGGATGAAAAGAAAATGGAGGCTTTGGTGAAATCCTTCGAGCAGGGTAACCGCCCGCTGGTAACTGTCGTAAAAGACGGCCAGGAGGTGAAATTGTTTGCCGAAGTGCAGCCACGTTACAGCCAGCTCAATTTCTTCCGGGAAGATGGCCGGTCGGAGAAGCGCGAGCAATTCCTGAAACCGGAGTTCCTGCAGGACCTGAAGCTGAACAAGGACAAGGGCCTGGGTAAAGTGCAGGAACAGGGTATGTCAGTATAAGGGTATTGTTTATCTTTGCCGCCTTTTGATTTGAAAAACAACAAAATCATTTATCATTAAATTTTAAGAGCATGGAAAAAATTGCAGAATTGAAAGCATTGGTGGAAACCGCGGAAAAAGAAGGTGCCGCGTTTTATGAAAAAGGCAACAAAGCAGCGGGTACCCGTTTGCGTAATGCCTTACAGCAGATCAAAGTTTTAGCGACGGATCTGCGTAAAGACGTAACCGAAAAGAAAAACGAAACGAAATAAGTATTCATTCACGCTTAACGAATTTGGGTAAAGCCCTGCCGATGTCCGGCAGGGCTTTGTTGTTTCATTCCAATGAGCTGAAGTATATTTCGAATTTGATAAAATAGCGCAATAAATACTATTTTGCATGATAAATCTTAACACAAAACCTGTATGGACAAGGATATTTCTAAACCTAATAACAACATCATTTGGTCGGGTGCAGCCGGTGAAGAGCTTTTTATCATTTTCATAGAAGCTTACCTGCAAAGCTCTAACAGACAATATTTGACTGCGCTCAGACTGGAAAAGCTGTTGGTTATCTTTTTTAAGATTGGTATACTGCATGACTTTTTTGATGTCAATAAAACAGATACCGATGACCAATTGCTCAGCGTCAAATATTATTTGCACGGCTCTATATTAACTACCGCAAAACAAAATCGAAAGAAGGATCAATATTACCTGCATAAAACAGGCACTTACTTTAGTAAAAAATTGGTAGAGGACAAGATTTTGATTAAGGATGAAAGTCAGTATTTTATCAGCCCCCGACATGCGGTTGCGCATGATAATCCAAACAGCGTTAGAGCCAGGTATATGGGTGAATTGTTGTCGCTCGTATTGGAAAATGAAAAATATATCAATGACCGGGAGTTAGTGATCCTGACAAGCTGTTTTAGCACTAATGATATCACGGGCTCGTTATTTGCAGAGCTTAAGTTATTCAAGTCTTCCTACTTCAGTTTTGAGAAGAAAAATGTATCTGAGAAAATTCCTGCATTGCGAAATCAACAATTCTTTATTGCCATAAACAGTGGCCTTTTTAAATTCAAAAGTTTTTTACGAAAGGAGCCATCAGAGATCATTCAAAGAGTGGCAGAGAATCTTGACTCCGATAACCGGCACACCTGGAATAGCCTTTGGCCAGAAGCTGATCTTGATTTTAACCTGATCGATGAAGTTACCTTGATACCTATTCTGGATTACGGTATATTGATTTATAAACTCAATATATTGATTCGTTGTATGGATAATTATTTCCGCAAGGATAAATCCAAACAAGATGAACTTACTAATCTCACGGAGGATTTTAAGTCTGTGATTAGCTTAAACCTGCCTTCCAAATACCAGGTTTTTGTCAATCATGATCTGATCGCCTTTCATGGCCAGTTTAAGAGAAATATTCAATATGACCACCTAGCGCGGGAATTAACCACCCTACTGGAATTGTTTGATGATACGGGCGTAAAACTGAAGTCCCCCCAAATAAATAACAAAAAAGACGGCAAACGCAAGCTGAAACAACCTGATATTGTTAATGTCCTTTTAGCCTCTCCGGGCGATACGCAAATTGAAAGAGCATTTTTACTGGATAAGCTGGAGCGCAAATTCCGTACGGACGGTCATGAAGCACATTGTCAGAGGCGGCTGATCGTTCATGCCTGGGAAGATATTGCCACGCAAAGTGGTTATGCCCAAGATATTATCAACTATAAGTATTTAAAAAACGTTGATATTGTGCTTGCTGTTTTTAAACATAAACTCGGTACGCCCACGAGTCATTCCAATGGCTCCATTCGTGCCGAATCGGGAACGGCTGAGGAACTTTTATATGCGATCAATAACAATGCGTCAAAATACCCATTGGGTATGGCTTATTTTTATGAACGCCCGCCAAAAGTGCAGCTGGACGCGCCCGATTTTCAAAAAGTGATCGATGAATGGGAGCGGTTGAAAAAATTCAAGGACAGCATCAAGACAAAAATTATGTATAAATCCTATGATGGTAAACTGGATCTGTTAAATAAAGCCTGCGTTGATGTGGCTCAAAATATCAATGAGTTATTTTAGAGTAAGGGAAAATGCGCTGCCAATGGCCGAGTTGGCAGCGCATTTCCTGTTTAGTCTTTAATCAGTCGCCCGATGACCGCTCTGTCATTTTCGCGCTGCACCACGATGTTGCAGAGGATCACCAGCCTTTCCTGGATCATCTGGAAATCTAAGAATCGGGTAAGTACCTTATAAACACCACCCTTTGATGTGAACTCGGGATTTTCCATTGTTCCGCCAGTCATTTC includes:
- a CDS encoding TraG family conjugative transposon ATPase, which gives rise to MSINLEDLLPLVKVENGAVLSAHGDITIGYEVKLPEIFTLSDRDYEAYHQAWVKAIRLLPVGSVFHKQDWWLEDSFKADFERAGTGFLSRASERFFNERECLAHSCYVFLTQKPKDRRLGSSAYSNLLRKSIVPQQTLNPVLFKDFLDSAGQFERVLADSGFVSLVRLGDDELAGTAGQAGVIERYLMLSGKGERPVLQDIHIADELRIGKQQAELYTLADVEDLPPLCGSRINYDKYSTDRTKFAIGFASPLGCLLPCNHILNQYVFIGDIVKTIKRLEAKKLRLQSLSGYSRENAISRDAVNDFLNEAIGEQRMPVKAHFNVLCWSDDPARVRELKNLVGSAMAQLDATVRLETDGAAQIWFAGMPGNEADFPMNDTFDTFIEQAACFFNLESNYRDSVSPFGVRLGDRLTGKPVHVDISDEPMRLGYITNRNKFLIAPSGGGKSFFANHLMHSYYAQGAHIVLLDVGHSYKGLCELVGGYYFTYSDTSPIRFNPFYLTAGDTLDTEKKESIKTLLLALWKKDDEPYTRSEYVAISNALTGYFGHLEKHPDIFPCFNTFYEYLMEVYMQVLEDGKVKEKDFDVANFLYVLNPYYRGGEFGFLLNATENLDLLHERFIVFEIDAVKDHPILFPVVTLILMEMFISKMRKLKGIRKVILIEECWKAIAKEGMAEYLKYLFKTVRKFFGEAIVVTQEVEDIISSPIVKQAIINNSDCKILLDQSKYQNKFDAIQELLGLTDKEKAQVLSINRANDPKRRYKEVFISLGGQYSKVYRTEVSLTEYLAYTTEESEKLKVQQYAQQYGSIQKGIAMLAMELITKKS
- a CDS encoding conjugal transfer protein TraI, whose product is MKQYMVILPLSSATILVSLPKGADAQFVVGSVINSTVGRVIRAIDLQVQRLQNETIWLQNAQKALENQLSKLKLAEISDQEQQQQHLFKKYYQELATVKSLIAYYGRIKAMTQKQAALLGQYHQAWGLLKADRHFSVEELEVMQKVYSGILQESVKNLDELLMVVSSFKTQMTDAKRLELIDKAADRIDTNCSDLREFNNQNYTLSIQRAKSENEVLTLKKYYGLD
- a CDS encoding TerB family tellurite resistance protein, with translation MERMNKVKGKARKVKCLLSRLVGWCCFLLCAFSFRPARAQVATGQDMQQLLYDIEKLTQFKAILSDMQKGYSILIQGYQQVKDLAQGNFKLHSVFLDGLLLVNPEVARYARVADIISAEAGIVSEYKQALGRFRGGGLFNAAELDYLGRVYAQLTAAALDDLDALTNVITASKLRMSDDERLLAIDRIYASGSNKLQFLRDFNRRTAVLQVQRQQEQQFVNHLKSLYP
- the traJ gene encoding conjugative transposon protein TraJ; translation: MKSKVFDKVLRMGMALLLLSATATTVNAQDISSSLKGMQPVLNKVYDQMIPMCGNLIDAGRGIAGFAALWFIASRVWKQIARAEPIDFYPLLRPFALGIAILLFPAVIGLMNGVMQPVVSATNSMVKNSDNSIALLLKQKEDAIKNSSAYQMYVGDDGNGDRSKWYQYTHPDDPAGDQEGMFSALGNDVKFWMDKQAYNFRNNIKQWLSEVLQVLYAAAILCINVIRTFYLIVLAILGPLVFGFAVFDGLQHTLTQWIARYINIFLWLPIANIFGSIIGQVQQEMLKLDISHINSNGDTFFSQTDFAYLIFLCIGIVGYFSVPSVANYVIHAHGGNGLLNNVTRITHSVTNTTVSAASGTGSVLGDRMEQGAANIWHAPGNFRKGYDSGGSDYQKSKLKGD
- the traK gene encoding conjugative transposon protein TraK, which gives rise to MFQHFKNIDRAFKHIKLFSYLLILSCVLISGFAIWKSYESASDFRSHIYVLANGKALEAIAQGRRDNIPVELRDHIKVFHEAFFNLDPDDKQIQATVLRALYLADGSAKTAYDNLKEAGYYNNLVSGNISQQVTVDSIRLDMNVYPYGFTCYAREKLVRSTSVTTRFLVTQGFARNVSRSDNNPHGFLIERWETIRNEDEQVKSKRP
- the traM gene encoding conjugative transposon protein TraM, with the translated sequence MTTPEKRKLVMLLVLPVFVLLFSALGFYALGGGQGTDTVNAAERKPGINTALPGAQLQKDGPADKMGLYEKAQRDSATEKSHSAAGAFAALGWDTAKFNRPANTAADNEKRIQERLAAINRQINQPPPQPSRTIAALPAADNEQAEQLKQLEKMLRQKQVESSAPDPQMAQLSAMLDKIKEIQNPALVPDKVRAAEVGAVPVPDSAFKAIPALIDGNQKVPPGGVVKLVLADTVRVAGMLLEKGQSLWGACSVTNQRLLLDIKNIRLGSSIIPVNLTVFSLDGMAGIAVPEAELGAAAGQGADGALQGMQFPSGDYSLGSQAAVAGISAAKGLLGKKAKRIRVKLHGGQQVLLRLNGH
- a CDS encoding histone H1 gives rise to the protein MEKIAELKALVETAEKEGAAFYEKGNKAAGTRLRNALQQIKVLATDLRKDVTEKKNETK